A window from Zingiber officinale cultivar Zhangliang unplaced genomic scaffold, Zo_v1.1 ctg100, whole genome shotgun sequence encodes these proteins:
- the LOC122035731 gene encoding E3 ubiquitin-protein ligase PUB23-like, translated as MEGLEIPSHFLCPISLEMMRDPVTLPTGITYDRQSIEGWLFDRKQSTCPATRQQLPADVAVTPNHTLRRLIQAWCTLHSSDGVERIPTPRPPVGQDQVAALLDAAARPSTQLDALRKLRQISAESERNRRCVAATPGAVDALARVIILSAASSDTEIDQDLILTSNSTACDEALVVLQSLQISGDQLLDLVARNGDLVGSLTAVLRRSNHQSRSYAILILKSVLAVVSPTRLMSLPQELFDEVVGVIRDGVSPQATKAALRALAGACPWGRNRAKAVAAGAVHAMVELLLEEPERRTCEATIAALASVCGSAEGRAELVRHQAAVAVVSKKILRVSQLASEKAVRILHQLARHAATPALLREMAQVGAVMKLCMVVQAGVGGKTEERAREILRMHARTWRDSPCVSRLFTNGFSTS; from the coding sequence ATGGAGGGGTTGGAGATTCCATCGCACTTCCTTTGCCCGATCTCGCTGGAGATGATGCGCGACCCGGTGACGCTGCCCACCGGAATCACCTACGATCGCCAGAGCATCGAGGGGTGGCTCTTCGACCGGAAGCAGAGCACCTGCCCGGCGACGAGGCAGCAGCTACCGGCCGACGTCGCCGTCACCCCCAACCATACGCTCCGCCGGTTGATTCAGGCGTGGTGCACGCTCCACTCGTCCGACGGCGTGGAGAGGATCCCGACGCCGAGGCCCCCCGTCGGCCAGGACCAGGTCGCCGCGCTGCTCGACGCGGCGGCGCGCCCGTCCACGCAGCTCGATGCGCTGCGCAAGCTGCGGCAGATCTCCGCCGAGAGCGAACGGAACAGACGGTGCGTCGCCGCCACGCCCGGCGCCGTGGATGCGTTGGCTCGAGTTATTATCCTCTCCGCCGCCTCGAGCGATACTGAGATCGACCAAGATTTGATTTTGACATCGAATTCGACCGCTTGCGACGAGGCTCTCGTCGTCCTCCAATCTCTTCAGATCTCTGGCGATCAGCTCCTTGACCTCGTCGCCAGAAATGGCGACTTGGTCGGGTCGTTGACCGCCGTCTTGCGACGGTCGAATCACCAATCGAGGAGCTACGCGATTCTCATCCTGAAGTCCGTTCTCGCCGTCGTCTCTCCCACCCGATTGATGAGCCTCCCACAGGAGCTGTTCGACGAGGTGGTGGGCGTGATCCGCGACGGCGTGTCGCCGCAGGCGACCAAGGCAGCGCTGAGAGCCCTGGCCGGCGCGTGCCCCTGGGGTCGGAACCGAGCCAAGGCTGTGGCGGCTGGGGCGGTGCACGCTATGGTGGAGCTACTGCTGGAGGAGCCGGAGCGGCGGACGTGCGAGGCCACGATCGCGGCGCTGGCCTCGGTGTGCGGGTCCGCAGAGGGGCGGGCGGAGCTGGTGCGCCACCAGGCGGCGGTGGCGGTGGTGTCTAAGAAGATACTGAGGGTGTCGCAGTTGGCGAGCGAGAAGGCGGTGCGGATTTTGCACCAGCTGGCGAGGCACGCGGCGACGCCGGCGCTGCTGCGGGAGATGGCGCAGGTGGGGGCGGTGATGAAGCTGTGCATGGTGGTGCAGGCCGGCGTCGGGGGAAAGACGGAGGAGAGAGCGAGGGAGATCCTGAGGATGCACGCGAGGACGTGGCGGGACTCGCCGTGTGTGTCTCGACTGTTCACGAACGGGTTCTCCACttcataa
- the LOC122035732 gene encoding protein LEAD-SENSITIVE 1-like: MGLLSNRIGKGSLKPGDHIYSWRTAYIYAHHGIYVGDDKVIHFTRGRGQEVGTGTVLDVFLTSSGPKRSLAPCTKCAHRSSDSRGVISSCLECFLAGGVLYRFAYGINPALFLAKARGGTCTLADSDPDEMVIHRANHLLNNGFRCYSLFKSNCEDFAIYCKTGLLVAERGVVGQSGQAISAIGGPLAAVISTPLLLITTNVYGMAVTAVGVYCASRFAADIGNRLDVVKIPVEVLTAGLASGKVQVVEDKIKAGAK; encoded by the exons ATGGGACTTCTCTCGAACAG GATTGGGAAGGGGAGTCTGAAGCCAGGAGATCATATCTACTCGTGGCGAACTGCGTATATCTATGCTCACCACG GCATATATGTGGGTGATGATAAGGTCATCCACTTCACCAGAGGTCGAGGCCAAGAGGTGGGAACTGGAACTGTTCTTGATGTTTTTCTGACTAGTTCCGGGCCTAAACGAAGCCTAGCACCCTGCACAAAGTGTGCCCACCGATCGTCAGATTCCCGTGGAGTGATCTCTTCTTGCCTTGAGTGTTTCCTTGCCGGTGGTGTTCTATATCGTTTTGCGTATGGCATTAATCCTGCGCTCTTTCTTGCTAAAGCCCGGGGTGGCACTTGCACTCTTGCGGATTCCGATCCAGATGAAATGGTCATCCATCGAGCTAACCACCTACTTAACAATGGCTTCAGATGCTACAGCTTGTTCAAAAGTAACTGTGAGGATTTTGCTATATATTGCAAGACAGGCCTTCTTGTGGCAGAGCGAGGAGTTGTGGGACAAAGTGGACAGGCAATATCAGCAATAGGTGGACCACTTGCTGCCGTCATATCAACGCCTCTCCTCCTCATCACAACTAATGTGTATGGAATGGCGGTTACTGCTGTCGGGGTTTATTGTGCTAGCCGGTTTGCTGCCGACATCGGCAACCGTTTAGATGTGGTAAAGATTCCTGTGGAAGTACTCACAGCAGGACTTGCATCTGGAAAGGTTCAGGTGGTGGAGGATAAGATTAAGGCTGGTGCTAAATAA